The genome window GTTTCGTACTTCATCAACGCATCAGCCATCAGATCCAGCTTGTCGCGGTTATCTACCAGCAGCTGTTTGGCCTTTTCATAACACTCGTCGATGATGTTACGCACTTCCTCGTCAATCCGCTGAGCAGTCTCAGGCGAGTATACCGTCTGGGCCTGACCTGCAGAGCGACCAATGAAGGGCTCTTCGCTGTCGGTGTCGTATTGCAACGGGCCAAGCTTTTCAGACAAACCCCAGCGGGTGACCATGTTCCTGGCCAGACTGGTCGCACGCTCGATGTCGTTGGACGCACCGGTGGTGACTCCGTCAAAACCAAGCGTCAGCTCTTCGGCAATACGCCCACCAAACAGGCTGCAGATCGAACTGATCAGGAACCGCTTGCTGTGGCTGTACTTATCCTCTTCGGGCAGGAACATCGTCACACCCAAAGCGCGGCCACGAGGAATGATGCTCACCTTGTAAACAGGATCATGCTCGGGCGTGAGACGACCAACGATCGCGTGACCTGACTCGTGGTAAGCGGTATTACGCTTTTCTTTCTCACTCATCACCATGGACTTGCGCTCAGCGCCCATCATGATCTTGTCCTTGGCGAGCTCGAACTCTTCCATGGACACCAGGCGCTGGTTACGACGCGCCGCAAACAGGGCAGCCTCGTTTACCAGGTTGGCCAGGTCTGCACCGGAGAAGCCGGGCGTACCACGGGCGATCAGTCCAGGCTCTACGCCATCTGCCAGAGGCACTTTCTTCATGTGGACTTTCAGAATCTGCTCGCGGCCAATAATGTCCGGGAGACCCACCACGACCTGACGGTCGAAACGGCCGGGACGGAGCAGCGCGGGGTCCAGAACATCCGGACGGTTGGTGGCTGCGATAACGATAACGCCTTCGTTACCCTCAAAACCATCCATCTCGACCAGCAACTGGTTCAGGGTCTGCTCACGCTCATCGTGACCACCACCCATGCCGGCGCCACGATGGCGACCCACGGCATCGATCTCGTCGATAAAGATGATGCACGGGCTCTGTTTCTTGGCCTGCTCGAACATGTCACGGACACGGGAGGCGCCAACGCCCACAAACATCTCCACGAAATCCGAGCCGGAAATGGAGAAGAAAGGCACCTTGGCCTCGCCGGCAATTGCCTTGGCGAGCAGGGTCTTACCGGTGCCCGGCTGACCTACCATCAACACGCCTTTCGGGATGCTGCCACCGAGTCGCTGGAACTTGCTGGGATCCCGAAGGAAGTCCACCAGTTCCTTTACATCTTCCTTGGCTTCATCAACACCAGCTACGTCGCCGAAGGTGGTCTTGATCTGATCTTCACTCATCAGACGCGCCTTGCTCTTGCCAAACGACATGGGGCCTTTGCCGCCACCGCCGCCCTGCATCTGGCGCATGAAGAAAACAAATAACGCGATTATGATCAGTATCGGGAATGCCGCCACCAGCAACTGCGTCCACAGGCTCTGGCGCTCCGGCTCCTTACCGATGACTTCGACGTTGTTCGCCAGCAGGTCGTCCATCAGCTTGTTATCAGCTACTTGCGGACGGATTGTCTGGAACTGGGACCCATCACCGCGGGTACCCTGAATTTCCAGGCCATCAATGGTGACCTTATTGATCTGGCCCTGCTGGACCATTTCAACAAACTGGGAATAATTGACTTGTTGACCGCTAGTGGTGGGAGAGAAGTTCTGAAACACCATTAGCAGTACAGCGGCTATAATTAGCCAGAGAACCAGATTTTTTGCCATATCGTTCAAGGATCATCACCTGTGAATTGGAGAGCCGTCCGCGTGGGACCTACCCTTTCCTGACACCTTACACCAATTGTACGCCCGTCCACCAGAAACGGCCCATCCGTATCGGCCTCAGGCAGGCAGCCCTCGAGAGTCCACCCTCGGGCCCCTTACAATCAAGAGAAACTTGGGCCATAACACCCATATTGGGCACCAAACCTGAAATTACAACGCCTGACTAGTATTTCGACCCGATCACCACCCAAATGTTCCCCGAGCACAACGGCGCAAGAGCCTGACCGTAAGTGTTAACGGCAATTTTTAACAGAGGGTGATCTGTTACAATTCCTCAATTATACGATTATGCCAGCGATAGAGATCGCTGACCTTT of Marinobacter sediminum contains these proteins:
- the ftsH gene encoding ATP-dependent zinc metalloprotease FtsH; this encodes MNDMAKNLVLWLIIAAVLLMVFQNFSPTTSGQQVNYSQFVEMVQQGQINKVTIDGLEIQGTRGDGSQFQTIRPQVADNKLMDDLLANNVEVIGKEPERQSLWTQLLVAAFPILIIIALFVFFMRQMQGGGGGKGPMSFGKSKARLMSEDQIKTTFGDVAGVDEAKEDVKELVDFLRDPSKFQRLGGSIPKGVLMVGQPGTGKTLLAKAIAGEAKVPFFSISGSDFVEMFVGVGASRVRDMFEQAKKQSPCIIFIDEIDAVGRHRGAGMGGGHDEREQTLNQLLVEMDGFEGNEGVIVIAATNRPDVLDPALLRPGRFDRQVVVGLPDIIGREQILKVHMKKVPLADGVEPGLIARGTPGFSGADLANLVNEAALFAARRNQRLVSMEEFELAKDKIMMGAERKSMVMSEKEKRNTAYHESGHAIVGRLTPEHDPVYKVSIIPRGRALGVTMFLPEEDKYSHSKRFLISSICSLFGGRIAEELTLGFDGVTTGASNDIERATSLARNMVTRWGLSEKLGPLQYDTDSEEPFIGRSAGQAQTVYSPETAQRIDEEVRNIIDECYEKAKQLLVDNRDKLDLMADALMKYETIDRFQIDDIMEGRIPRPPKGWGDNGPTGGVKADEPEQAPDPKSSDDGHQPGVGRPAGEH